The following DNA comes from Shinella zoogloeoides.
CGGCGAGCCGCCCGATATCGATGTGGATTTCGAGCACGAGCGTCGGGAGGAAGTAATCAAGTGGATTTACGACACCTATGGCACGGATCGCTCCGCCCTCTGCGCCACCGTCATCCGCTACCGCTCGCGGGCGGCCATGCGCGATGTCGGGCGGGCGCTGGGCCTGCCGGAGGACGTGCTGAAGTCACTGTCCTCGCAGGTCTGGGGCTGGTCCAACGACCTGCCGCAAAGTCACGCCGTCGGTGCCGGCCTCAATGTGGATGATCGCCGCATAAAACTGCTGTTCGAGCTTGCCCGCCAGTTGATCGACAGGCCCCGGCACCTCTCGCAGCATCCGGGCGGCTTCGTGCTGACGCGCGACCGGCTGGACGATCTCGTGCCCATCGAGCCGGCGGCCATGGACGGGCGGCAGGTGATCGAATGGGACAAGGACGATATCGAATACCTGAAATTCATGAAGGTCGATGTGCTGGCGCTCGGCATGCTCACCTGCATGCGCCGCGCCTTCGATTTTTTGAAGGAGCACAAGGGAAAGACCTACGATCTCAAAACCATCCCGGAAGATGACGAGGCGACCTACGAGATGATCTCGAAGGCTGACACGATCGGCACTTTCCAGATCGAAAGCCGCGCGCAGATGTCCATGCTGCCGCGCCTTCAGCCGAAGGAATTCTATGACATCGTCATTCAGGTGGCGATCGTTCGGCCGGGGCCAATACAGGGGGACATGGTGCATCCCTATTTGCGCCGACGGCAAGGGTTGGAGGCTGTCGAATATCCCCAGCCCGCTTTTGAGATGGTCCTGAAAAGGACGTTGGGGGTGCCTCTGTTTCAGGAACAAGCGATGCAGGTCGCGATTGAGTGCGCTGGATTTGAAGCTGGTCGGGCCGACCAGCTACGTCGGGCGATGGCGACTTTCAAGCAGACAGGCGGGGTGGACAAATTCCGGGACGAACTGCGCGATGGCATGATTGAAAAGGGCTATGCCAAGGAATTCGCCGAGCGCATGTGCCGCCAGCTCGAAGGCTTCGGCTCCTATGGCTTTCCGGAAAGCCATGCCTATAGCTTCGCCATCATAGCCTATGCCTCGGCCTGGATGAAGTGCCATCACCCGGACGTCTTCTGCGCGGCGCTGCTCAATTCCCAGCCGATGGGGTTCTATGCGCCGGCGCAGATCGTGCGCGATGCGCGCGAGCATGGGGTGGAAGTGCGGCCGGTCTGCGTCAACCGGAGCCGGTGGGACTGTACGCTGGAGCCGGCGGAAGAGACGGGACGGTTTGCGGTCCGGCTGGGATTGCGGCTGGTGAAGGGACTGAGCAACAAGGAGGCAGGTAAGATGGTCGCCAACCGGGAGGAGGAGCCTTTCGTTTCTGTCGATGACGTCTGGCGCCGTGCGGACCTTCCGGCCGATGCGCTGGTCCGGCTTGCGGAGGCGGATGCCTTCCTGCCGTCGCTCGGCCTTTCCCGTCGGGAGGCGCTGTGGGCGATCCGGGGGCTTCGGGACGAGCCTCTGCCGCTCTTCTCGGCCGCCGCCGCGCGGGAGGCGGCGGTGGTTCCCGAACTCAGCGAGCCGGCGGTGGCGCTGCGCCCCATGGCGACAGGCGGCGAGGTGGTGGAGGACTATGGCCATGTCGGCCTGACGCTCAGGGCGCATCCGGTAAGTTTCCTGCGCGAAAGCCTCACGCGCCGCCGCTTCCTCACTTGCGCGGAGGCGACGCGGCTCAAGGATCGCCGCAAGGTCGAGACGGCCGGTATCGTGCTCGTGCGCCAGCAGCCGGGTTCGGCCAAGGGCGTCATCTTCGTGACCATCGAGGACGAGATGGGCATCGCCAACCTCGTCGTCTGGCGCAAGGTCTTCCTCGCGTTCCGCCCCATCGTGATGGGCGCGCCGATGATCGGCGTCAAAGGCTATGTCCAGCGGGAGGGCGAGGTGGTGCATCTCGTGGTGCAGCACCTCACCGATCTTTCGGCGGACTTTGCGACTATCGGCCGGCGCGGCGGCGTGGCGGGGCAGGAAGAGGCGGGCGCGACGGAAGCGATCCGCGTCAAGTCCCGCGATTTCCACTGAGCATGGCGAGTCCGTGCCCGGAGGCACCAAATCCCGTCACATGAAGTCGCGCGCGATGGTCTCCTCGAAGGATTTCTCGAAGACCAGCGTCTCACCTTCGAAGGCGCGGACATTGGCGGCGATCAGCCAGTCCGTCGCCGTGCAGGCGATGGTGGCCGTCGAGACGGTGCGCACGAACCAGCCGGGGCGCTGCATGTCGCAGGTCCAGATCGAGGTGCCGGTCATCGAAAGCGGATCGTCCGGGGCGATGGACCAGACCTCGTCGCGCACCTGCCGCGTCGCAAGTCCCGTGCCGGGGTGTTCGTAAAGGCCGGTATCCTCGTAGATCGAATACTCCGTCAGGCCGTTGGTCAGGTCCCGCTCGACGCTTCTGGCGGTCTCGGCGGGCGCGAGTTCTGTATATTTCGGCAGCGGATCGGGATTTTCCGGTTCGGGCAGGACGATCACCCGATGCTCCCCGAGTTTCGGCAGGAAAAGGCCGAGCGAGGCAAGGTCCAGCGTCACGCCGGCGTCCACCGGCGGCGGCAGCACCATCGGCCAGTAGGCGGTCGAGAGGGACAGGCGGATGCGGTGGCCGGCGCGGAAGCGATAGCCCATCGCATCGAGCACAAGGCGGATGCGGGTCTTTGCGCCCATCGGCATGGCGCTGGGTTCGGCATTGCCGTCGCGATGGGCAAGGTTCAGGACGCCGAAGGTGACGCGTGTCGCGGTACCGTCCGGATGTATGTCGACGAGGCGGGCGCAGAGATTAGCGATCTCCGCCTCCGTGGAAACATCGAGTTCCAGCGCCGGCTGGCCGAGGAAATCCTGCGTCTCGGTCAGCGGCGGCGTCTCGATGACCAGCGAGCCGGCATCGTCGAGGCGCTGGTCGAGCGCCATTTCCGCATCCGGCTTCAGCGTGAACCATTCGCCGGCCATGATGCCGGTATCGAGCGGCGATTTCAGGAAGCGGTCATGGCTTGCGCCGGCTACCGGCGGGCCGGAGACGAGCGCGCCGTGCGGTGCGACATGGAAGGCCGCCATCTCGGGCGTCTCCCAGCGGTCCTTGGCGATCCAGAAGCCGGGATCGCTCTCGCGCCGCAAGGCCGGGCGGGCGGCATCCTGCATATAGGCGCGTACCTGCGGGGCGTCTTGCGCGCCGTTTTCCTCGCCGCGCAGCCAATGGTTCCACCAGGCGATGGCCTCGGCGTGGAAATCCATGCGCGGCTTCGGCCAGGCGAAGTGGGGGTATTTGTGGACCCAGGGGCCGATCAGTGCCTTGGCCTTGTCGCCCAGCCCCTCGACGGCCTTCAGCGGCGTGCTGCGATAGCCGTCCGCCCAGCCGGCGATGACAAGGGCGGGCACGGGAAAACCGGCAAAGTCCTCGCAGATGGAGCCGTGCTTCCAGAAGGCGTCGCGGCGCTGGTGCCGCAGCCATTCCTCCAGGAAGAAGGGTTCGTTCTCCAGCCGCTCCAGCCACATGTCCCGCCACCGGTCGCCGACGATGGCGGGGTCGGGCGAGCGGGACTGGTAGGCGAGCATGGTCGCGGCCCATGAAAGCTGGGCGGAAAGGTGCGTGCCATTCTTGTAGTGGATGTCGTCGTTGTAACGGTCGACGGTGGAGGCGATGGAGATGACAGCCTTCAGGGCCGGTGGCTTGAGGGCGGCGACCTGCAGGCAGTTGAAGCCGCCCCAGGAAATGCCCATCATGCCGACGGAGCCGTTCGACCAGGGCTGGGCGGCGATCCAGGCGATGAGCTCGCGGGCATTCGCCAGCTCCAGCGGGGTGTATTCGCCGTCGATGACACCGTCGGACTCGCCCGAGCCGCGAATATCGACGCGCACGCCGGCAATGCCCGCCGCGGCGAAGACGGGGTAGGTCGATTCATCGCGCAGGCTCGTGCCGTCGCGCTTGCGGTAGGGCAGGAATTCGAGGACGGCGGGCACCGGATCCTGCTCCGCGCCTTCCGGCATCCAGATGCGCGCGGCGAGCCGTGTGCCGTCGGCAAGCGTGATCCATTCGTTTTCGATGGTGGTGAAGGCGCGGGATGTCATGGGCGATCCTCTGTTGCCGCTTCTTTATGCCGTCCGTCCCAAGGGTGGGCAATGGGCGGTTTTGACCCGGCATGTCGCTTTTGCCGCCGGCTTGCCCGTCTTCCAAAACTCGCCTACGAAACGATGAGCGGAGAGGGAGGGACGCCATGCAGGATCGGGAAGAGACGGGACGGCTGGACGACCCGCAGCGCGCCTACAGGGTCCTGATCGCCGATCTCGTCGGCTTGCGCTTCGACGCGGAGGGCGTGCCGGACGCAAGCGAGGTGCGTGCCCATATCGTGGCGCGGGGCGGCGTCTTCCATGAGGGCGGCTACCAGCGCGAGGACCTGCCGCCGGGCATCCATTTCTTCTACCAGCCGGACCTCAGCGCCGAGGCGGAGATCATCGCGCAGACCGCCGATGGCCGCTACGACGCGCTGATCGCGGCAGCGACCTTCATTCCCCGGCAGGCGGTCTTTCCGCTCGGCGGCGTGCGCATCGGCGCGGGCACCGGCAATATGGGGGCTGCCTCCTGGGGTGGCGGCAATGGTGAGGGCGGTGCCGCGCCGCTGATGAACACGCCCGGCATCAACAGCCGCGCGACGGCGCAGATGGCGATGAAGGCGCTGCTGAAGGTGACGCCGGACCTGCCGGTCGATTTGCTGCACGCCCGAGTCGCGGCAGGCGATTTCGATACGGGGCGCGATCTGAGGCTCTATCCGACCTCCAAGCTGGAAGGCCGGCGCATGGCCGTGCTCGGCTACGGCAATATCGGCCATGAGGTCGCGAAGCTCGCCCGCGCTTTCGGCATGGCGGTCGTCATTCATGCCCGCCCGCACCATCGGCAATGGATCGAGGCGGAGGGGTTCGAGTATGCGGAAACGCCCGAGGCCGCGGCGCGTGGGGCGGATGCGTTGTCCGTCCATGTCGGCCTCGGCCGGCTTGACGAGGAGACGCGTCGCTATGCCAATGCCGGCCTCGTCGGCGAGGCGGTACTTGCGGCGATGAGCCCCGGTGCGGTCGTCGTCAACTACGACCGGGGCGAGGTGGTGGATGCTGCGGCGCTCGACAAGGCGCTCGCCTCGGGTCAAGTGCGCCATGCCGCCATCGACGCCGATCTCTTCAAGAGCGCTTCGAGCAGCACGCTCAGCGGGCCGATGCTGCCCTACCTGAAACTGGCCGAACGCCACCCCGGCAAGCTGGAGCTTCTGCCCCATGCGGCGGCGGATACGGACCATCCCTCCCGCGTGGCCGGGGCCTGCCAGGCAGTGGACCAGATCATCGACGTCATCCGCCATCGCCGCGTCGTCAACCTGAAGGGCAGTCTGCCGGAGGGGTTTGTCGATGGCGGCGCGAAGGTGCCGCAGGGCATCGGCCGCGTGACGACGGCGACGCTCGCGGCGGCGGCCACCGATCCCGGTTTTGCGGAGTTGCACGACGTTTCCCGCGAGATCACCGATACGCTGGAGGCCATCGTGGAAGCGGTGGCGGAGGGCATGACGCACCAGCCGGCAAAGGGCGACGTCGCTGCGCTCACGCATCTCCTGCTGCGCCAGCGCCGGCTGCTGGAGGCGCTGGGGCTTGACGGGCCGGCGGAAACCTGACCGGAACTTTTCCGTTTCATGGCCAGTTCTCCCCCTGAAACGATTTTCAGGGAGTGCAAGCCATGACCCACCAGCAGGACGAACGCGGTGATCCGCTCACCCGCATCCACGAGCCGGCCCGCAAGGACTATGCAGCCCGGGAGACCCGGCAGGGCGGCCTGGGCCGGCCGGTGTTGAAGGTGCTCGGCATCAGTCTTGCCCTGGCCTTCCTCGTCTGGGGCGCAGTGGAAATCTGGGGCGAACGTGTCGACCCGTCCAGTCCCGTCGATAGCTCGCAGACATCCTCGACCTCGAACGGCACGCAGACACCCTCGCAGGACACGATCGACAACACCGCTCCTGACGGCGGCCAGACGGTACCGACCGATCGCGATCCGACCCCGCAATCCGGCACCGGCGGCGACAGCCAGCGCGTGACGCCTGACGGCAATGCGAACTAGCCGACCCGGCCGTATTGCCGCATGACGGAAAGCAGGTCGTCGTGCCTGATAGCATCGACGCGCAGCCTGTCATGCGGCGTGCCGCCGGCGTCCTCCGCCGCCAGCATGGCGTTGACCACCGCTTCCTCCACGCTGTCCACCGCCGCAAGGTAGGCGGCGTCGAGATGTTCGTCGTTGAGGATTTCGAGGGAAAGCATTTCCGGCGCGCGATGCGCCATCGCCTGCGGATTGGCGGTGGAGAAGGCGAGGAAAATGTCGCCGGAATTGTTGCCGCCGGGCGTGCCGCCCCGGCCGATGCCGATGGCGGCGCGTCGGGCGAGGCGCTTCAACTGGTGCGGGGCGAGCGGCAGGTCGGTGGCGATGACGACGATGATCGAGCCGCGTTCCTTGAGCTGGCTTTGCGGGGTATTGTCCTGCAGGTGCCTGCCGACGGGTACGCCGCAGACTGTCAGCCAGTCGCGCTGGCCGTGGTTGGCCTGCACCAGCGTGCCGATCGTATAGTCCTTGCCGGCATAGGTGACGATGCGCGATGCGGTGCCCGTGCCGCCCTTGAAGCCGTAGGTGATCATGCCCGTGCCGCCACCGCAATTGCCCTCCTGAACGGGGCCGCGCGAGAGGTTTTCCAGCGCCGCGCGCGCATCCGCTTCCGTCACCGGCATGCCGTTGATGTCGCTCAGCGCTCCGTCATAGGTTTCTGCGATGACGGGCATCAGCCAGAGGAAATCGCCGATCTCGTAGGTCGAGGCGTAGCGCTCCAGCATCCAGCGGATCGTCGCATGGTGGGTGATGCCGACGCCGTGGGTGTTGGTGATCATGACCGGGCCGAGGAAGGTGCCACCGTCCTCGATCCAGTGCGTGCCGGTCATCTCGCCATTGCCGTTGAAGCGGTGCACGCCGGCATAGACGGGCACGGGCGTTTCGCTGCCGCTGTGCGGCAGGATGGCGGTGACGCCGGTGCGCACCGGCAGCTTGCGGCCGGGGCGCGGGGTTTCCTCCCGGATCGTCTGGAAGCCGACGGCGATGCCGTCGACATCGGTGATGGCGTTGAGGGGGCCGGTGCGGCCGGTGAAGGGCAGGCCGAGGTCGCGGGCGCGGGGCTTTGTCTTTTTGTTCATGGTCATTTCTGCCGGGAGCGAAGGTAGAGGCCGAGGGAGGCGATGACGAAGGAGAAGGTCAGCATCATCACGGCGATGGCGTTGATCTCCGGCTTGATGCCGCGCCGGAGCATGGCGAAGATGAACATCGGCAGCGTCGTGACATCGACGCCGGCGATGAAATAGGTGATCACGAGGTCGTCCATCGAGATGATGAAGGCGAGCAGCGCGCCGCCGAGGATGCCCGGCAGGAGCTGCGGGAAGACCACCCTGCGGAAAGTCGTCCATTCGTTTGCCCCGAGATCGGCGGAGGCGTGTTCCAGCGTCCGATCCATGCCGGCGAGCCGGGCGGTGACGACGATGAAGACATAGGAGGTCAGGAAGGTGCACTGGCCGATGATGATCGTGCCGATGCCGAGATGGATGCCGGCATTGACGAAGAAGATCAGCAGAGCGATGCCGAGCACGATATCCGGCATCAGCATCGGCATGAACATGACGACGCGGTAGAAACGGCGGCCGAAGAAATCGAAGCGGTAGAGCGCGATGGCCATGGCCGTGCCGAGCACGGTGGCGATGGCGGTGGTGGAGGCGGCGATCTTCAGGCTGTTGCCGACGGCCTGCACGAGCTGGCCGGTCGATTCGAGATAGAGCGCGTTTTCCGAAATCTTCGTCTTGTAGCCGAGGACCTGGGCGTACCAGTCGGTGGTGAAGCCGGTCCAGGTCATCATGTTCACGGGGTTGGCGTTGAACGAATAGATCGCGATCAGCGCCAGTGGAATGTAGATGAAGGCGAAGAACAGCGCAGTATAGGCCAAGAGGCTGCCGCGGGCGAGGGTGGCGAAAATCTTCATCGATCTCTCCTCAGCGCCCGGTTGCGGCATCGAGGCCGCGGCGGCCGGAAATCACCACATAGACGAAGAGCAGCACCAGCATCACGCTCATCACCATCATCGCGAGCGCCGAGCCGAAGGGCCAGTTGCGCGCGGCGAGGAACTGCTGCTCGATGAGATTGCCGAGCATCATCACCTTCGCGCCGCCAAGGATGGTCGGCACGATGAAGTTGCCGAGCGCGGGGATGAAGACGATGACCGCGCCGCCCGCAATGCCGGGCGCCGTCAGGGGCAGGATGATGCGCAGGAAGGTGCGGATCGGCCCCGCGCCGAGATCGAGTGAGGCGCGCACCAGCGTCCAGTCGAGCTTTTCGACGCTCGCATAGACCGGCATGAACATGAACGGGATGAAGACATAGACCATGCCGAGGATGATCGCGCCTTCGGTATAGATGAGATCCAGCGGCTGGGCGATGAGGCCGGTGTTCAGGAGCACGTCGTTGGCAAGCCCGGTGGGGCGCAGGATCAGCACCCAGACGAAGAGCCGGACGATGAGGCTGGCAAAGAAGGGGAGCGTGATGAGGAAGAGGCAGAAATTCTTCCAGCGCTCGGAAAGACGGCTGATGCAGAAGGCGGCCGGGTAGCAGACGAGAAGCGTTGCGACGACGGTGAGCGCCGCGATCCTCAGCGAGCGCAGGAAGATCGCGATATAGACCGGGTCGAAATCCTCGAACATCGGGTCGGCGAAGCCGAGGATGCGGCCGTAGTTGTGCGGATACCAGCTCCACTCCACCCCGCCATAGAGGCCGGGCGCAAGAAAACTCGTCACGATCATGATGGAGAGCGGGCCGAGGAAGAAGACCGCGAGGAACAGCGAGACCGGACCGAGCAGGACGGCAAGCTGGGCGCGGCGGCGAAAGGCGATCGACGACATGTCAGGCGGCCTCCGCCGGAATGAGGTGCACTGCCGCCGGATCGTAGGCGAGGCGTGCATGACGGGTCTGTTCGACCTCGCCGACGAGATTGCGCCGCGTTGCCGGGATTTCTGCGATGACGCGCCGGCCCGTCGCCGTGCGGCCGAAAAGCTCGAAGGTCGAGCCGACGAAGACGATCTGCTCCAGGTCGATGTCGAGGCTTGGGGCGTCGCTGCCGGCTTCCGCGAGGAAGAATTGTTCCGGACGGATGAGCGCCGTCGCTGCGCCCGTTGTGCCGGGTCTTCCATGCGAGATGGCGAGGCCGTCCTCCGTCACGAGCTGGCCGCTGCCGGCCTTGCCCTCGAAGAGGTTGCTGGCACCGACGAAGGTAGCGACGAAGCTGTTCTTCGGCTGGTCATAGATGGCCCGGGGCGTATCGAGCTGCTGGATACGCCCGCCCGAGAGCACGGCGACGCGGTCCGACATGGTCAGCGCCTCCTGCTGGTCATGGGTGACGAAGATGAAGGAGATGCCAAGCTCGTTCTGCAGCGTCTTCAACTCGATCTGCATGGCCTGCCGCAGGTTCTTGTCGAGAGCCGAGAGCGGCTCGTCGAGGAGGAGGAGTTTCGGGCGGGCGATGATGGCGCGGGCGAGCGCCACGCGCTGCTGCTGGCCTCCGGAAAGCTGGCGCGGCTTGCGGCTTTCCAGCCCTTCGAGGCCCACCATGGCGAGGGCTTCCGCCACGCGCTTCAGCCGCTCGGGCTTCGCGACGCCCGCGACCTCCAACGCATAGCCGGTGTTCTCGCCCACCGACATGTGCGGGAAGAGCGCATAGTTCTGGAACACCGTGTTGACCGGGCGGCGGTAGGGCGGCCTTTCGGTCATGTCCTCGCCGTCGATCAGGATGCGGCCGGAATCGAGTTCCACGAAGCCGCTGATCGCCTGCAGGAGGGTGGTCTTTCCGCAACCCGACGGCCCCAGCAGTGTCAGGAATTCGTTGCGCCGGACATCGAGGTCGATGGCGTCGAGCGCGGTGACCGTCTGGCCTTCGGGCGTGGCAAAGGCCTTCGCCGCCTTCTCCAGGCGGACTATGGAATCTCGCATCGTCGTTCCCCAAAATGTTATAAAAATAACGCTTGTGCGATTTCGATATGTGGATACCATTTGCCTATCCAAGTCAACGGCCGAAAGAAGCCGGGACGGGAAAAGACGGCGCAAAGGAAAGCGCCAGGGCCGCAGGGCCGAACCATCAGAGGAGACTCTTTCCATGACGAAAGCGAAACGCACCGGTGCATCCGGTTTTCAGGCCTGGATGCGCGGTACAGCCCTCTCGCTCGCCGCCATCGTGGCGACGGCGGGCGTTGCGGGCGCCAGCGAACTCAACGTCTACAACTGGGGCGAATACATCAATCCGGAAGTGCTGAAGAAGTTCGAGGAGGAGACCAAGATCAAGGTCAATCTCTCGACCTATTCCTCCAACGAGGAAATGCTGGCGAAGATCCAGGGCGGCGCGACGGGTTACGACGTCGTCTTCCCGTCCGTGCACATGCAGGACATCATGGCCAAGCTCGATCTTCTGGAGAAGACCGACATCAACAAATACGAGGGCTTCAAGAACATCGATCCCGCCTTCCTGCGCGCCAAGAGCGACCCGAACGGCGAATATTGCCTGCCCTACGCCTGGGGTTCGGTCGGCATCTTCTACAACCGCAAGGTTCTCGGCAAGGACGTCACCGGCTGGAAGGACCTCATCGAGACCGTGAAGGCCAAGGGCCTGAAGTTCACCCTGCTCGACGACATGCGCGAGGTGCTGGCCGTCGGCCTCATCCTCAACGGCCACAAGATCAACTCCACCGATCCGGCCGAGCTGCAGCAGGCGGCCGATACGATCATCGCGATGAAGCCGGACGTGGCGGCCTTCACCTATGACGAGCGGCCGATGGTGCAGGCAGGCGATGTTGCCGCCGGCCACGCCTTCGTCGGTGCGATGATCGACGTCTTCGGCAACGAGAAGGACCTCGGCTACGTCATCCCCGAGGAGGGGGCGACCATGTATCAGGAGGATATCTGCGTCCTGAAGAGCGCGCCGAACAAGGAGAACGCCATCAAGTTCCTCCAGTTCTACACCCGCCCGGAGATCGTCGCCCTCAACGTCGCGCAGCAGACCAATGGCACGGCCAATGTGCCGGCGCGGCAATTGACCCCGGAAAAGATCAAGAATAGCAAGGAAATCAACCCGCCGGCCGAGACGATGGACCGTCTCCAGATATTCGAGGATCTGGGACCGGCCCTGCGTCAGGTGGACCGCGTCTGGACGCGGGTCAAGACGGCCCAGTGAGCGCGGTGTGAGCGCGGTTGATCCCCGCCCGTCCTTGGACGGGCGGGCTTTCGAGGAGAGGGGCGACGTGTCGAAACGCATTCTGAAGCTCGTTCAGTCCGACGACCTCAGGCGGTCCAAATCCGACAAGCTGCTCGCCCATTATATCGAGCGGAACATCGCCGAGATTCCCTTCGAGACCGCGCGTTCCATCGCCCATCGTCTTCAGGTCTCGCCGATGACCGTCGGCCGCTATCTGCGGCGCATGGGCTTCGACGGGCTGGACGAGTTGAAGAGCGAATTGCGCCACGGCAGCTCCAACCCGGCCTGGCAGGTCAAGGGCCGGGTCGACCGGCTGCAGCAGGACCGGCAGGAGGGCAAGCTGCTCGCCGGCCTCATCCAGCAGCAGATCGACAATCTCGGCCAGATCTACGCCATCACCAGTGCGCCGGAATGGCAGCAGACCATCGATGCGCTGATCGGCGCGAGCGAGGTCTATGTCGCGGCCTACCAGAACGTGCGCGGCATCGCGCAATATTTCGCCAGCCAGCTTTCCTATACGCGTCCGCGCGTGCAGTTCGTCGACGGGCTGAACGGCACCTATGCGGAACTGCTCGACGGGTCCGTCGAGGGGCGGCTGCTCTTCCTGCATGACGTGCGCCGCTTCTCCGCCAAGGCGCGGCCGCTGGCGCTGGAGGCGCGGCGCGCCGGTGTCAAGGTGGTGCTGCTGACCGACGAATTCTGTCCCTGGGGAGCGGAGGTCTCCGATATCTGCCTCATCGTGCCCGGCTCGCACGGTCCCCTCTGGGACGGGGCCGCAACCATGACTGCCGTCATGGACCTGTTGCTCAGCAACATCATAGTCGTGCTCGGCGAGGAGGTCAGCGAGCGGGTCGATACGCTTACCCGCCTGCAGGACGTTTTCGGGGATTTCGAGACCTGATTGACCCTGTCCATCGGCTGGCGCGCCTGTGGCTCAGTCCTTCCGCGGCAGCGGGCGCGTCACGATGAAAGCGATGCTGCACGCCAGGACAAGCCCGACAGAGATCGCGAGGGCCGGTGAGGGCTGCAGGCGATAGAGCAGGAGAGCGTAGCTCAGGGCGATGAGGCCGACGGCGGCGATCTTGGCGCGGGCCGAGATCGCACCCTCCCGCCGCCAGTTCGCCAGCGGCGGGCCGAGCGTGCGGTGGTCGAGAAGCCATTGCTCGAAACGCGGCGAGGAGCGCGAGAAGCACCAGGCCGCGACGAGCAGGAACGGTGTCGTCGGCAGCAACGGCAGGAAAACGCCGATAATGCCGAGCGCCGTCATCAGGAAGCCGGCCAGCATGTAGATCGAGCGCACGGAACCCTCATCGAAAAACGCGTTCGCGTCCAGATAGAGTGCTTTGCCGCCGTCTCCAAGAGGCAAAGGCGGTGCGCCCTCAGATCGGCTTACTCTCCGCCGCCTTCGAGGCCTTGGCCCTTGCGCCGGCG
Coding sequences within:
- a CDS encoding polyamine ABC transporter substrate-binding protein, with the translated sequence MRGTALSLAAIVATAGVAGASELNVYNWGEYINPEVLKKFEEETKIKVNLSTYSSNEEMLAKIQGGATGYDVVFPSVHMQDIMAKLDLLEKTDINKYEGFKNIDPAFLRAKSDPNGEYCLPYAWGSVGIFYNRKVLGKDVTGWKDLIETVKAKGLKFTLLDDMREVLAVGLILNGHKINSTDPAELQQAADTIIAMKPDVAAFTYDERPMVQAGDVAAGHAFVGAMIDVFGNEKDLGYVIPEEGATMYQEDICVLKSAPNKENAIKFLQFYTRPEIVALNVAQQTNGTANVPARQLTPEKIKNSKEINPPAETMDRLQIFEDLGPALRQVDRVWTRVKTAQ
- a CDS encoding MurR/RpiR family transcriptional regulator, translating into MSKRILKLVQSDDLRRSKSDKLLAHYIERNIAEIPFETARSIAHRLQVSPMTVGRYLRRMGFDGLDELKSELRHGSSNPAWQVKGRVDRLQQDRQEGKLLAGLIQQQIDNLGQIYAITSAPEWQQTIDALIGASEVYVAAYQNVRGIAQYFASQLSYTRPRVQFVDGLNGTYAELLDGSVEGRLLFLHDVRRFSAKARPLALEARRAGVKVVLLTDEFCPWGAEVSDICLIVPGSHGPLWDGAATMTAVMDLLLSNIIVVLGEEVSERVDTLTRLQDVFGDFET
- a CDS encoding YbaN family protein encodes the protein MRSIYMLAGFLMTALGIIGVFLPLLPTTPFLLVAAWCFSRSSPRFEQWLLDHRTLGPPLANWRREGAISARAKIAAVGLIALSYALLLYRLQPSPALAISVGLVLACSIAFIVTRPLPRKD